GGTCGTTGGCCACCGAGAGGAAGCCACCGTCGACGGCGACGACCACCAGCTGGTTGGAGTTCGCGACCTGGATCTCGACCACCGAGGCGGAGAGCAGCGACAGCGTGGGCGCGTGTCCGCGCAGCACGCCGATGTCACCCTCGAGCGTGCGCGCGATGATCATCGCCGCCTCACCGGACCACACGGTCCGGTCGGCAGCGACGAGCTCGACGTGCAGGTGCTCGACCGTCGTGTCAGCCATGATCAGAGGCTCTTCTGGATCTCGGCCCAGTTGCGCTCGACGTCGTCGAGACCACCGCACATGAAGAACGCCTGCTCGGCCACGTGGTCGTACTCACCGTCGGCGATCTTGTTGAACGCCTCGATGGTCTCGGCCACGGGCACGGTCGAGCCCTCGATGCCGGTGAACTGCTTGGCGACGTAGGTGTTCTGCGAGAGGAACCGCTGGATACGACGCGCGCGGGACACGATGATCTTGTCCTCCTCGGAGAGCTCGTCGACACCGAGGATCGCGATGATGTCCTGGAGCTCCTTGTTGCGCTGCAGGATCTGCTTGATGCGGATCGCGCAGTCGTAGTGCGCCTGACCGATGTACTGCGGGTCGAGGATCCGCGAGGTCGAGGTCAGCGGGTCGACGGCCGGGTAGATACCCAGCGACGCGATCTCACGGGAGAGCTCGGTCGTCGCGTCGAGGTGCGCGAAGGTCGCGGCCGGGGCCGGGTCGGTGTAGTCGTCCGCGGGGACGTAGATCGCCTGCATCGAGGTGATCGAGCGACCACGCGTCGAGGTGATCCGCTCCTGCAGCGTGCCCATCTCGTCGGCCAGGTTGGGCTGGTAGCCCACGGCGGACGGCATGCGGCCGAGCAGCGTCGACACCTCGGAGCCCGCCTGGGTGAACCGGAAGATGTTGTCGATGAACAGCAGCACGTCCTGGCCCTGGACGTCGCGGAAGTACTCCGCCATCGTCAGCGCCGACAGGGCGACGCGCAGACGCGTGCCCGGCGGCTCGTCCATCTGGCCGAAGACCAGGGCGACCTTGTCGAAGACGCCGGCCTCCTGCATCTCGACGATGAGGTCGTTGCCCTCACGGGTGCGCTCGCCGACACCGGCGAACACCGACACACCGCCGTGGTTCTTGGCGACGCGCGCGATCATCTCCTGGATGAGCACGGTCTTGCCGACGCCGGCACCACCGAAGAGGCCGATCTTTCCACCGGTGACGTACGGCGCGAGCAGGTCGATGACCTTGATGCCCGTCTCGAACATCTGGGTCTTCGACTCGAGCTGGTCGAACGCCGGCGCCTTGCGGTGGATGCCCCACCGCTCGTTCACCTCGACGGTCTCGCCCGCCTCGAGGTTGAGGAAGTCACCGGTGGCGTTGAACACCTTGCCGAGGGTGACGTCGCCGACGGGGACGGTGATCGGGCCGCCGGTGTCGCTCACCGTCTGGCCGCGGACCAGGCCGTCGGTCGGCTTGAGGGAGATGGCGCGGACCATGCCGTCGCCGATGTGCTGGGCCACCTCGAGCGGCAGGACCGTGGTCTCGCCGTCGAGGGTGATCTCGGCCTCGAGCTTGTTGTAGATGTCGGGCATCGCGTCGGTCGGGAACTCGATGTCCACGACCGGGCCGATGACCCGAGCGATCCGACCCACCGAGGCCGCACCGCTCGCGGTGGTCTCTTCAACCGTTGCAGTCATGTCTTACTCCGTTTGGTGTTTTCTCTGGTGGGTTCAGTCGTTTGCGGCGGCCTGGGCGTCGGCGAGCGCGTTGACGCCACCGACGATCTCGCTGATCTCCTGGGTGATGCCCGCCTGGCGCGCCTGGTTGGCGATCCGGGTGAGCTTCTTGATCAGCTCCTCGGCGTTGTCCGTCGCGGCCTTCATCGCCTTCTGGCGCGCGGCGAGCTCGGAGGCGGCCGCCTGCAGCAGGCTGTAGAAGATCCGGCTCTGGACGTACTGCGGCAGCAGCCCGTCCAGCACCTGCGCGGCCGACGGCTCGAACTCGTAGAGCGGCAGCAGCTCGTCGGCCTCGGGGGCCTCCTCGCCCTCGACGACCTCGAGCGGCAGCAACCGGATCGCGGTCGGCTCCTGGGTGAGCATCGAGCGGAACCGGGTGTAGACCACGTGGACCTCGTCCACGTCGCCCTCCTCGCCCTGCTCCTTGAGGAACGCCTCGATCAGCGCCGCGCCGATCTCCGCCGCCTTGTCGTAGGTCGGCTGGTCCGAGAAGCCGGTCCAGGCCTGGACGAAGGGCCGCCCGCGGAACTTGAAGTACGCCTCGGCCTTGCGACCGGCGAGGTAGAAGTCGATCTCCTTGCCCTCGGAGCGCAGCCGCTCGGTGAGCCGCTCGGTCTCCTTGATGACGCTCGAGGAGTAGGCACCCGCGAGGCCGCGGTCGCTGGTGATGACCAGCACGGCGGCACGCTTCGGGTTCTCCTGCTCCCGCGTCAGCGGGTGGTCGACGTTCGAGAACGTCGCCACCGCCGACACGGCTCGGGTCAGCTCCCGGGCGTACGGCGCTGCCGCCTGAGCCCGCTGCTGCGCCTTGATGATCCGGGACGCAGCGATGAGCTCCATGGCGCGCGTGATCTTCTTCATCGACTCCGTCGACTTGATCCGCGCGCGGTACTCACGCAGCGATACGGCCATGCGTCAGCCCCGCTTCTGCTTGACGATCTGCTCCTGCTCGAGCTCGTCGTCGGCAAGCGCCTCGGCCTCGGGCTCGTGCCCGACCTTGATGCTGCCACCCTCGGAGGTCTCGAACTGGCCCAGGAAGGAGTCGTACGCCGCCGCGAGACCGTCCTCGTCCTCGAACTTCTGCGTCTCGCGGATGGCGGCCAGCAGGCCGTCGTGCGAGCGGTGCAGGTAGTCGAGGAACTCACGCTCGAAGCGCAGCACGTCGCCGGTGTCGACGGCGTCGAGACGACCCGAGGTGCCGAGCCACAGGGACACGGTCATGTCGGCCAGCGGGTACGGCGAGTAGGCCGGCTGCTTGAGCAGCGCCATCAGCCGCTGGCCACGGGCCAGCTGCTGCTTCGACGCGGCGTCGAGGTCGGAGGCGAACATCGCGAAGGCCTCCATCGCGCGGTACTGCGCGAGGTCGACCTTGAGCGAGCCGGTGACGGCCTTCATCGCCTTCGTCATCGCGGCGCCACCCACACGGGAGACCGAGATGCCGACGTCGATGGCCGGGCGCTGGTTGGCCGCGAACAGGTCCGACTGCAGGAAGATCTGGCCGTCGGTGATCGAGATGACGTTGGTCGGGATGAACGCCGAGACGTCGTTGGCCTTGGTCTCGATGATCGGCAGACCCGTCATCGAGCCGGCACCGAGCTCGTCGGACAGCTTCGCGCAGCGCTCCAGCAGGCGGGAGTGCAGGTAGAAGACGTCACCCGGGTACGCCTCACGGCCCGGCGGACGACGCAGCAGCAGCGACACGGCGCGGTAGGCCTCGGCCTGCTTGGTCAGGTCGTCGAACACGATGAGGACGTGCTTGCCCTGGTACATCCAGTGCTGGCCGATGGCCGAGCCGGTGTAGGGCGCGAGGTACTTGAAGCCAGCGCTGTCGGACGCGGGGGCGGCGACGATGGTGGTGTACTCCAGCGCGCCGGCCTCCTCGAGGGCGCCACGCACGGAGGCGATGGTCGAGCCCTTCTGGCCGATGGCGACGTAGATGCAGCGGACCTGCTTGGCCGGGTCGCCCGACTCCCAGTTCTGCTTCTGGTTGATGATCGTGTCGATCGCGACCGTCGTCTTGCCGGTGGCGCGGTCGCCGATGATCAGCTGGCGCTGGCCGCGGCCGATCGGGGTCATCGAGTCGATGGCCTTGATGCCGGTGGCGAGCGGCTCGTGGACCGACTTGCGCGCCATGACGCCGGGGGCCTGGAGCTCGAGAGCCCGGCGTCCCTCGGTGGCGATCTCGCCGAGGCCGTCGATCGGCTTGCCGAGCGGGTCGACGACGCGGCCGAGGTAGCCCTCGCCGACGGGGACCGAGAGGATCTCGCCCGTGCGGCGGACCGTCTGGCCCTCCTCGATCTTGTCGAAGTCACCCAGGATGACGACACCGATCTCGCGCTCCTCGAGGTTGAGCGCGAGGCCGAGCGTGCCGTCCTCGAACTCGAGGAGCTCGTTGGCCATCGCCGACGGCAGACCGCTGACGCGGGCGATGCCGTCACCGGCGGAGGCGACGATGCCGACCTCTTCCTTGCTCGCGGCCGCGGGCTGGAAGTCAGCGACGTACTTGGCGAGGGCGTCGCGGATCTCGTCCGGACGGATGGAGAGTTCCGTCATCTCTGGTGCCTTCTCTCTTGTCTACAGCTGTGAAGTCGTGGGTGGTACGGCGATCGCGGGGTCAGCCGGCGATCTTGCGGCGGGCGTCGTCCAGGCGGGCGAGGACGGTTCCGTCGATGACGTCGTCCCCGATCTCGACCTTCATGCCGCCGATCACGCCGGCGTCGACGACGATGTTGAGGTGCACCGGGCGGCCGTACTGGCGCGTCAGTGCGGCGGCGAGGCGCCGCTGGTCGGACTCGGTGATCGGACGGGCGACGTGGACCGTGGCCACGCCCTCGCCCTGCACCTGCGCCGCGGTGCGCTCGTAGTCCTCGAGCGCGGCGACGACGGTCCGGTAGGAGCCCGCGAGCGCCTGCTTGACCAGCTGCACGGTCGTCGGGAGCACCTTGCCGGTGAGCAGGGTGTCGACGAGCGCGCCCTTGTCGGCCACCGAGCGCAGCGGGTCGGACAGCGCGTCGCGCAGGCCGTGGTCGCGGTTCACCAGCTGGCGCACGGCGAACAGCTCGTCGACCAGGGTGTCGGCCTGCAGGCCGACCGACCGGACGGCGGCGATGACGCCGAGCTGCTCCAACGCGTCGGCGAGGTCGCGGGTGCGGGTCCAGCGCCGGCCGGCCGCGTCACGCAGCACACCGAGCGTGGCCGCGTCGACCTTGCCGTTGAAGAGGTCGCCGACCAGGCCCGAGCGGGCCTCGGCCGGAACCGACTGGTCGGTGACGACCCGGCGCAGCGCCGCCTCGTAGCGCACGGTGCGAGCCGCGGAGAAGAGGTCGCCGGACACCACCGGGGCCGACGCCTCGGCCACCCCACCGACGAGGTCGGTGAGGGCGGCCATGGCGTCTGCGGAGGCGCCGCGGAAGGACACCATCAGGCGTCCTTGCCCGCGTCGGCGGCCTCGGCCGTCTCGAGCTCGGCGAGGAACCGCTCGACGACGCGAGCCTGGCGCTCGTCGTCCTCCAGCGACTCACCCACGATGCGACCGGCGAGACCGGTGGCGAGGGAGCCGACCTCGGCACGGAGCGAGGTGACCGCCTGCTGGCGCTCGGCCTCGATCTGCGCCTTGCCGTGCTCGAGGATGCGGGCGGACTCGGCCTGGGCCTGCTCCCGCATCTCGGCAACGATCGCGGCACCCTGCTCGCGCGCCTCCTCGCGGATGCGTGCGGCCTCGTGACGGGCGTCGGCCAGCTGCTGCTCGAGCTCGGCCAGCTTGGCGTCCGCCTCGGCCTGCTTGGTCGCAGCCGCGGCGATGCCGCCCTCGATCGCCTGCGAGCGCTCGGCGAACGTCTTCTCGAAGTTCGGGACGACGAACTTCTTGATGGCGAAGAACAGGATCGCGAACACGACGAGGGCGAGCACGACCTCGATCCACTCGGGGACGAGCGGGTTGTGCTCCTCGCCCTCAGCGGCGGCGATGACCAAAAGTGACTTCATGGACCTGACCTAGATCTCGAGCTGACAGGAGGCGGCCGGTTCGGCTCAGGTGTTGCTGGCCTTGAGGACGAACGCCAGGGCGATGCCGATGATGGCGAGGGCCTCGGCGAGCGCGAAGCCGAGGATCGCGATCGACTGGAGGCGGCTCTGCGCCTCGGGCTGGCGGGCAACGCCGTTGATGTACGCGGCGAAGATGAGACCGATGCCGATACCCGGGCCGATGGCAGCCAGGCCGTAACCGATCATGTTGAGAGAGCCACCCATGGCTACTTTCCTTTCGGGTTGTTTTCTCTTGGTGAGAACTGTGGGTTGTGGTCGGGGCGGAGCGTCAGTGCTCGTCGGCGAGCGCGCCCTGGATGTACATGGCGTTCAGCAGGACGAACACGTAGGCCTGCAGGAACTGGACCAGGATCTCCAGGAAGCTCACCAGGATCGCGAGCACCCACGCCAGCGGGCCGGCGACGTACCCGATCCCTCCGACGTGCTCGATGAGGTAGAGGCCGCCGGTGGCGAAGAGCACCAGCAGGATGTGGCCCGCGAACATGTTGCAGAACAGACGCAGGGCCAGCGTGACCGGGCGGACCAGGATGTTGGAGAAGAACTCCAGCGGGACGAGCAGCGGGTACATCGCCGGGCTGACGCCCGACGGCACGCTCTGCAGCTTGAGGTAGCCGAGCAGGCCGTGCTTGGCGATGCCGACGCCGTTGTAGACCAGCCAGGACAGGCCGGCGAGCGCGTAGGCCATGCCGGCGCGGCTGAACGTCGGGAACTGGATGAACGGGATGCTGGCGAACAGGTTGTTGACCAGGATGAAGAAGAAGACCGTGACGAGGTACGGCACGAACTTCTGGAAGTCGTGGCTGCCGATGATGTCGCGTGCCACGCTGTTGCGGACGAAGCCGTAGGCACCCTCACCGGCGAACTGGAGCTTGCCGGGGACCAGCGCGCGCTTGCGCGAGGCCATGAAGAAGAAGCCGAACACGAGGATCGCCGCGAGGAACAGCTGGACCATCGGCTTGGTGACCTCGGACCCGGCGATGCCGGGGAGGTCGAAGATGCTGGGGCCGGGCGCGTGGAACGTCTCGCCACCCTCGGCGGCGATGGTGGCGCTGGCTGCGGTGATCACCAGGTCTCCTCTACGGTCACTGCTCGTCTGAACTGTCGGGCTTCGGGCTGTCGGGTGGAACTGGTGGTGCTGGTGGGGCAAGCGGCATCGTGCGGAAGCGCCGGGCCGTCATGAAGATCCCCAGCGCAGCACCCGCGAGAATGCCCACCGCAACGAGGAACGTCGTGCCCAGCCAGCGGTCTGCCAGCCAGCCGAGGAAGCCGTAGAACGCGACCCCGGCCACGACGTAGCCGAACGCATGCCACGGATCGCCCTGGGGCTTCTCCTCGGGCTGACTCATTGCGCCCCGGACAATAGCAGTCGCTCCGGGTCATCGCGCACCGCCCTCGGCCGGGGCCGCGGGACGCGGCTCGAAGGCCGGGATCCGGGCCGTCGTGGCGAGCACGATCTGCACCGTCATCCACACGAAGGCGCCGAGGATGATGGCGATGCCGACCCACGTGCTGTCGAGCTCGTCGTCCAGCAGGCCGGACTCGTTGAGCGCGACGAACACCAGGGCCATGGCCACCACCTGGAAGGTGTAGGTGACCATCGCGAACAGCAGCGAGGCGGTCGGCATCAACCGCGAGACCAGCTCGACGGCGAAGGAGCCGAAGGCGAACACGCCGACGGCGATCACTCCCCCGACGGCGGCGCCGAGCGCTGCGGGCGAGCCGGCGACGAGAGCGGCGACCACGACGAGGAGCACCGCGGCTGCGGCGGCCACCAGGGCCGCACGCAACACCACGTGGTGTGTCCGGGTCTCGGTCGTCAGCATCGGCGGCCGTTCTGCTCGGGTGCGTCCTGGGCGGTCCCGGAGACTGCTCTCCGGGAGTTCGTGAAAGTTATCACAAAGTCCCGGAGGGCTCCGAATCGGGAGCGGTCCCCGGCTCCTCGACGGGCTCCTTCGGCGTCACGACGGGGTCCTTCGACGCCTCGGCCGGGTCGTTGACGTGGGGCAGCGCGAAGGTCAGGGCGAGCGTGACGAGCAGGCTCACGCCGAGGGCGGCCCAGACGGCAGGGCCGGTGAAGACGCTGGCCAGGACCACGCCGAAGGCGATCAGGCCGGCCCACAGCCACATGATGATCACCGCTCGGCGGTGGGAGTGCCCGATCTCCAGCAGCCGGTGGTGGAGGTGCTGCTTGTCGGGGGCGAACGGCGAGCGCCCGGCCCGCGTGCGTCGTACGACGGCCAGGACGAGGTCGCCCAGCGGCACGATCAGGATCAGGATCGGCAGCGCGAACGGCAGCAGCACGGGCAGCAGGCTGGAGCGGGTGCCGTCGGCGCCCTGGGCGAGGTCGCCGGGGGCGAACTGGGTGGTGATGGTGATCGCGGTGGCCGAGAGGACCAGGCCGATCAGCATCGAGCCGCTGTCGCCCATGAACAGCCGGGCCGGGTGGAAGTTGTGGACCAGGAAGCCCACGCAGGCGCCGGCCAGCGCGGCCGACAGCAGCGCTCCGGTCGTGGCCCGGCTGACGTCGTTGAGGACCGAGAGCGCGTAGCAGAACAGGAAGAAGGCGGACGCGCTGATGCCGATGACGCCGGCCGCCAGGCCGTCGAGCCCGTCGATGAAGTTGACCGCGTTGACGGTCGCCAGGACGACGAAGGCGGTGAGCAGGGCCCCCTGGGCCAGGTCGAGCGAGAAGACCTCGCCGGTGGCCTGGTAGAAGTACTTGAACTGGATGCCGGCGTACACCAGCACCCCCACCGCCAGCACCTGGCCGCCGAACTTGGTGAGCGCGTCGAGGTCGAAGATGTCGTCGACCACACCGACCGCGCAGACGAGGGTCCCTGCCACCAGCACGGACAGCGCGTCGTCGGAGAACGGGTTGCGTGTGCTCAGGAAGGGCAGCTGCTGGGCGACCAGGTAGGCCGCCCAGAGCCCGCCGAGCATCGCCAGGCCCCCGAGGTACGGGATCGGCTCGGCGTGGACGTCGCGGTCACGCACCTTCGCGACCGCGCCCGTGCGCAGTGCGATCTCCCGGGCGACGACCGTCAGCAGGTGGGTGACGATCGCGGCGACGAGGAAGACGACGAGGTACTCACGCATCGGTGGGCGCGGCCTCCTGGCCCTCCGGCTGGTCGGGCTGGTCGGGCTGGTCCGGCTGGTCGGGGTCGGGCTCGACCTGGACGGTGATGCCGAGGTCGGCGAGGGCGGCGTCGAGGTCCGCGACCGGGATCGCGCCCAGGCGCAGCAGCCGGGGCCGCTCGCCGGTGGCGTCGACGATGGTGGACGGCACGCCGCCGGGCGAGGCGCCGGCGTCGACGACGACCGCGACCGACTCCCCCAGCATCGCGATCGCCGCGTCCGCGTCGAGCGCGGCCGGGCTGCCGGACAGGTTGGCCGAGCTCACCGCGAGCGGACCGGTGCGGTCGAGCAGCTCGCGGGCCACGGCGTGGTCGGGCATCCGGATCGCGACCGTGCCGCGCGTCTCCCCCAGGTCCCACTGCAGCGACGGCTGCTGGTGGCACACGAGCGTCAGTGCGCCGGGCCAGAACCTCTCGACCAGCGGCGCGACGTACGACGGCACCCGGGTCGCGAGCGCCTCGAGGGTGCCCTTCGTGCCGACCAGCACCGGCGGGGGCATCTCGCGGCCGCGGCCCTTGGCGGCCAGCAGCCGCGCGACGGCGTCGGGGTCGAAGGCGTCGGCACCGACGCCGTAGACGGTGTCGGTGGGGAGCACGACCAGGCGGCCCAGCCGGACGGCACGGCTCGCCGCGTCCAGCGCCGCCTCGCGCTCATCGTCGGTCTCGGTCGGGAACCGCTCGGCACTCACGCGCTCCATCCTTCCACTGCGTCCTCGCCGTGGCGCG
This genomic interval from Nocardioides kongjuensis contains the following:
- a CDS encoding F0F1 ATP synthase subunit epsilon, whose protein sequence is MADTTVEHLHVELVAADRTVWSGEAAMIIARTLEGDIGVLRGHAPTLSLLSASVVEIQVANSNQLVVVAVDGGFLSVANDRVSILAERVELAEDIEVSQARIDLEEAKRLLDSSNEAEQRVRHAEARIRAAEKVS
- the atpD gene encoding F0F1 ATP synthase subunit beta, with product MTATVEETTASGAASVGRIARVIGPVVDIEFPTDAMPDIYNKLEAEITLDGETTVLPLEVAQHIGDGMVRAISLKPTDGLVRGQTVSDTGGPITVPVGDVTLGKVFNATGDFLNLEAGETVEVNERWGIHRKAPAFDQLESKTQMFETGIKVIDLLAPYVTGGKIGLFGGAGVGKTVLIQEMIARVAKNHGGVSVFAGVGERTREGNDLIVEMQEAGVFDKVALVFGQMDEPPGTRLRVALSALTMAEYFRDVQGQDVLLFIDNIFRFTQAGSEVSTLLGRMPSAVGYQPNLADEMGTLQERITSTRGRSITSMQAIYVPADDYTDPAPAATFAHLDATTELSREIASLGIYPAVDPLTSTSRILDPQYIGQAHYDCAIRIKQILQRNKELQDIIAILGVDELSEEDKIIVSRARRIQRFLSQNTYVAKQFTGIEGSTVPVAETIEAFNKIADGEYDHVAEQAFFMCGGLDDVERNWAEIQKSL
- a CDS encoding F0F1 ATP synthase subunit gamma — protein: MAVSLREYRARIKSTESMKKITRAMELIAASRIIKAQQRAQAAAPYARELTRAVSAVATFSNVDHPLTREQENPKRAAVLVITSDRGLAGAYSSSVIKETERLTERLRSEGKEIDFYLAGRKAEAYFKFRGRPFVQAWTGFSDQPTYDKAAEIGAALIEAFLKEQGEEGDVDEVHVVYTRFRSMLTQEPTAIRLLPLEVVEGEEAPEADELLPLYEFEPSAAQVLDGLLPQYVQSRIFYSLLQAAASELAARQKAMKAATDNAEELIKKLTRIANQARQAGITQEISEIVGGVNALADAQAAAND
- the atpA gene encoding F0F1 ATP synthase subunit alpha, yielding MTELSIRPDEIRDALAKYVADFQPAAASKEEVGIVASAGDGIARVSGLPSAMANELLEFEDGTLGLALNLEEREIGVVILGDFDKIEEGQTVRRTGEILSVPVGEGYLGRVVDPLGKPIDGLGEIATEGRRALELQAPGVMARKSVHEPLATGIKAIDSMTPIGRGQRQLIIGDRATGKTTVAIDTIINQKQNWESGDPAKQVRCIYVAIGQKGSTIASVRGALEEAGALEYTTIVAAPASDSAGFKYLAPYTGSAIGQHWMYQGKHVLIVFDDLTKQAEAYRAVSLLLRRPPGREAYPGDVFYLHSRLLERCAKLSDELGAGSMTGLPIIETKANDVSAFIPTNVISITDGQIFLQSDLFAANQRPAIDVGISVSRVGGAAMTKAMKAVTGSLKVDLAQYRAMEAFAMFASDLDAASKQQLARGQRLMALLKQPAYSPYPLADMTVSLWLGTSGRLDAVDTGDVLRFEREFLDYLHRSHDGLLAAIRETQKFEDEDGLAAAYDSFLGQFETSEGGSIKVGHEPEAEALADDELEQEQIVKQKRG
- a CDS encoding F0F1 ATP synthase subunit delta, which encodes MVSFRGASADAMAALTDLVGGVAEASAPVVSGDLFSAARTVRYEAALRRVVTDQSVPAEARSGLVGDLFNGKVDAATLGVLRDAAGRRWTRTRDLADALEQLGVIAAVRSVGLQADTLVDELFAVRQLVNRDHGLRDALSDPLRSVADKGALVDTLLTGKVLPTTVQLVKQALAGSYRTVVAALEDYERTAAQVQGEGVATVHVARPITESDQRRLAAALTRQYGRPVHLNIVVDAGVIGGMKVEIGDDVIDGTVLARLDDARRKIAG
- a CDS encoding F0F1 ATP synthase subunit B; its protein translation is MKSLLVIAAAEGEEHNPLVPEWIEVVLALVVFAILFFAIKKFVVPNFEKTFAERSQAIEGGIAAAATKQAEADAKLAELEQQLADARHEAARIREEAREQGAAIVAEMREQAQAESARILEHGKAQIEAERQQAVTSLRAEVGSLATGLAGRIVGESLEDDERQARVVERFLAELETAEAADAGKDA
- the atpE gene encoding ATP synthase F0 subunit C — translated: MGGSLNMIGYGLAAIGPGIGIGLIFAAYINGVARQPEAQSRLQSIAILGFALAEALAIIGIALAFVLKASNT
- the atpB gene encoding F0F1 ATP synthase subunit A produces the protein MITAASATIAAEGGETFHAPGPSIFDLPGIAGSEVTKPMVQLFLAAILVFGFFFMASRKRALVPGKLQFAGEGAYGFVRNSVARDIIGSHDFQKFVPYLVTVFFFILVNNLFASIPFIQFPTFSRAGMAYALAGLSWLVYNGVGIAKHGLLGYLKLQSVPSGVSPAMYPLLVPLEFFSNILVRPVTLALRLFCNMFAGHILLVLFATGGLYLIEHVGGIGYVAGPLAWVLAILVSFLEILVQFLQAYVFVLLNAMYIQGALADEH
- a CDS encoding AtpZ/AtpI family protein, whose translation is MSQPEEKPQGDPWHAFGYVVAGVAFYGFLGWLADRWLGTTFLVAVGILAGAALGIFMTARRFRTMPLAPPAPPVPPDSPKPDSSDEQ
- a CDS encoding glycosyltransferase family 4 protein, coding for MREYLVVFLVAAIVTHLLTVVAREIALRTGAVAKVRDRDVHAEPIPYLGGLAMLGGLWAAYLVAQQLPFLSTRNPFSDDALSVLVAGTLVCAVGVVDDIFDLDALTKFGGQVLAVGVLVYAGIQFKYFYQATGEVFSLDLAQGALLTAFVVLATVNAVNFIDGLDGLAAGVIGISASAFFLFCYALSVLNDVSRATTGALLSAALAGACVGFLVHNFHPARLFMGDSGSMLIGLVLSATAITITTQFAPGDLAQGADGTRSSLLPVLLPFALPILILIVPLGDLVLAVVRRTRAGRSPFAPDKQHLHHRLLEIGHSHRRAVIIMWLWAGLIAFGVVLASVFTGPAVWAALGVSLLVTLALTFALPHVNDPAEASKDPVVTPKEPVEEPGTAPDSEPSGTL
- a CDS encoding L-threonylcarbamoyladenylate synthase — translated: MSAERFPTETDDEREAALDAASRAVRLGRLVVLPTDTVYGVGADAFDPDAVARLLAAKGRGREMPPPVLVGTKGTLEALATRVPSYVAPLVERFWPGALTLVCHQQPSLQWDLGETRGTVAIRMPDHAVARELLDRTGPLAVSSANLSGSPAALDADAAIAMLGESVAVVVDAGASPGGVPSTIVDATGERPRLLRLGAIPVADLDAALADLGITVQVEPDPDQPDQPDQPDQPEGQEAAPTDA